The following coding sequences are from one Deinococcus aerophilus window:
- a CDS encoding DUF2087 domain-containing protein — translation MTKSITDFQDEHGRITAWPSKRRRAHQMAILDYLTGLFEPGVSYNQGQVEGVLADHSTLEDPSVLLTELLEGEYLSTADGAYWRADGRPGVSAADAKAAEAGTPEISVSKNG, via the coding sequence ATGACCAAAAGCATCACGGACTTTCAGGATGAACACGGGCGCATCACCGCATGGCCCAGCAAGCGCCGCCGCGCGCACCAGATGGCCATTCTGGACTACTTGACCGGCCTGTTCGAACCGGGCGTCTCCTACAACCAGGGCCAGGTGGAGGGTGTGCTGGCCGACCACAGCACCCTGGAAGACCCCTCGGTGCTGCTCACCGAACTGCTTGAGGGCGAGTACCTGTCCACCGCCGACGGCGCGTACTGGCGCGCGGACGGGCGCCCCGGCGTGAGCGCTGCCGACGCCAAAGCGGCTGAGGCCGGCACACCGGAAATCAGCGTGTCCAAGAACGGTTAA